The DNA segment AATTTTATGAATATATCGTGCCGCGACCTCTTTCCCTGTTCCGCTTTCACCGGTAATCAAAACATTGGAAATAACTCCGGCAGCTTTTTGGGATATATGTAAAACCTTTTGCATTTTAGGATTCCTACCTACAATAAAATCTTTGTCACCGATAAAACCCGATAGCTGCTTTGAAAGAATATTGATTTGCTGCTGGGCTTCTTTTAATTTTTGATTTAAATCTTGTATTTCGGTTAAGTCTAAAAAAATGGAGATACTTCCGATTAATATTCCGTTTTCATATATGGGAACTATATTTGAATAAACATACTTGTTATTTACCTTTGTCTTGACACCAAGCCTTTCCTTACCGTATTTGAGCACATCGATTAACGATGATGTGGGGACTACATCAATAACTTTCTTCCCTAATATCTTTTTATTATTAAGACCTGTTATCCTTTCATTTGCCTCATTTACATAAATCACTTTACCGTTTCTATCGGCTATGACTATTCCCTCATGGACACGTTTTAAGATAAAGTCTATGGCCTGTATTATCTTTTCAAGCCTATCCATAAAACAAATCCCTCCGTCTGAGTGTATATGTAATTAATTAAGAGTTCTACAAACCAGTAATAAAATCCTTTACTCGGGAACAATGAAGCTTAAGTCTTGCTGCTAAAATAAAAAAACAGCTGATTCTAAAAGAATTAGCTGTTTTTTTATGCTATTATTTCCAATTTATCTTCATACGGCCGGAGGAACTGCATTCAAATGTGGCTTGGGTTTTACCGCTGCTGTTTTCTACATGCCCTGTTATGAGATAATCTTCATACTCGTCATAAGCATATTCCATTATATCATAGAGCCAGTCGTCAGCTGCTGCCGTATCTTTAACAGCGTCCCATTCATCGGGATACCTTGAGGTGTTTACAATAACAGTAATGTAAAGCTCATCATCGTCATAATCTTCCACTTCAATAGTAGCTTTTAAGCTTCCGAAGTTTTTATGGTATGAAGTTAAGCCTGAACCATATAAATCGTTTAAGTCCTCTTCCAAATCATCATAAGAAACATCATCATAAAACTTTACTTTCAATTTGCTGCCAGATTTTTCAAACGACACTAGTGTTTCCTTTTTATCTGTGTCTCTGATTGTACCTTCAAAATCAGCTTTTGGAAACTCATCGGTAACATAATCAAAAATGTCATTTAACCAGTTTTCAATTTTTCTCTCGGTTAGTTTGTTCCATTCTGACTTGTAGTCGCTTCGGTCAAACTCTATGGTCAGAGTCAAATCACCTTTGGATTCCTTTACTTTATATTTAAACTTTATACCATTCCATTTGGAATACTCATCATAAAGATAATCCTCTAAATAATCATCAGGATTTTCATCTTTATCTTCTTCTGCTGTTTTCAGTTCATCGATTGTCTTATTTAACTCAATAATCTTGCTTTGCAGCAGCGAATTCTGATATGTTAAACTTTGAATCTCTGCATTCTTGGCAGCAAGTTCCTGCGATGTTTGTGATGTGGATTTGTCGTTTATTATCACTATACTTTGATTATTATCCCACTCCACTACCTTATCAAGAGCTTCACTTATAAGCCTTATGGGCACATATGTAGAATCATTGTAAATAAAGGGCTCTGTCTGGCCTGCATCGATTATTTTGCCATTTACCTTAATTTTAATATCTCTGTAATATGCTTTAATATCTTTGGCTCCTGTGGCACCTAACGCAATAGTTGAGATTAACATTACAGCCGCAACTGAAACAGCCGTTAATATTACAAATTTTTTACGCATGAGAAGACCTCCAAAATATTAAATTATTTTACTGCTTCTTTTACTATCATACCCGTTTATACCAATGAATGTCAATGTTTTGGAAAATTTTGATTGATATTCTCAGTTATTAATATGCAGCGATTTTTCTTGAAATGATTACATCGAACTGTAAAAAAATATGCCAATTCTAATGCGCATCTTGGTATTAACCCAAATCTTTCATTTTTTTACTACATATTGGGCTAAGTCACCCTCCTGGGTTAACTGAGAATTGATTTGAATCATCTCATAAGCAGTTTTAATAATTTCTCTTTATATTGCTCCGTAAGTGACACAAACTTTTCCTTCATATATGCCCCGCTCCTTTACATGGATATTTAGTATTATGAGTATATCATATCTTTTGGCTATGAAACCTCTATTTCATATTTTTTGATTCTATTGATAAGCATAGTGTGAGTATCCCTACGGCTTCTTAAATACTTCTACTGTGTTTTAATGTGCTTAAAATAATACTTCTTTCTGTGTTATTTTCGATAAAATATCCCTCTTCAGATGGGTCATGGCAATTTCCTTAACTTAAAGGCTCGGTTCACTCTTAATACCTTATCAATTCGAATATTTATTTACCCCATCTACTTCAGCAGTCATAGCAAGGCCCTCATATTTATACAACATCTTTTTTAAT comes from the Tepidanaerobacter acetatoxydans Re1 genome and includes:
- a CDS encoding stalk domain-containing protein, which encodes MRKKFVILTAVSVAAVMLISTIALGATGAKDIKAYYRDIKIKVNGKIIDAGQTEPFIYNDSTYVPIRLISEALDKVVEWDNNQSIVIINDKSTSQTSQELAAKNAEIQSLTYQNSLLQSKIIELNKTIDELKTAEEDKDENPDDYLEDYLYDEYSKWNGIKFKYKVKESKGDLTLTIEFDRSDYKSEWNKLTERKIENWLNDIFDYVTDEFPKADFEGTIRDTDKKETLVSFEKSGSKLKVKFYDDVSYDDLEEDLNDLYGSGLTSYHKNFGSLKATIEVEDYDDDELYITVIVNTSRYPDEWDAVKDTAAADDWLYDIMEYAYDEYEDYLITGHVENSSGKTQATFECSSSGRMKINWK